In a genomic window of Streptomyces noursei ATCC 11455:
- a CDS encoding cytochrome P450: MTDTIAPRTGDLTDAMGAPVADLTATGISNTPLQQAMDLARIHGPAYLRKFGARETLFLSSLDLVTEVSDETRFAKGVSVILEDVREFAGDGLFTAYNDEPNWAKAHELLMPAFALGSMRTYHPAMLKVARRVMAAWDRRMAEGRPIEVADDMTRMTLDTIGLAGFGFDFESFSRDTPHPFVDAMVRCLEWSMTRFARRPGTDHSAADAAFRADADYLASVVDEVIAARRASGEQRDDDLLGLMLAAGDGDGAHQGPVLDLANIRNQVITFLIAGHETTSGALSFALYHLLKDPVALRLAQREADELWGDDPDPDPSFEDIGKLAFTRQVLNEALRLWPTAAAFTRQARTDTVLGGRYPVAAGELVTVLTPMLHRDPVWGDNPEAFDPFRFTPEAEAARSPHAYKPFGTGERACIGRQFALHEATMLLALLVHRYRLIDHTGYRLRVKETLTLKPDGFTLALAPRTPADRAAVRAALAVLPGGSPEDTATGAAPDDGLPTRVPQDTGLLLLHGTNYGTCREFAERLADEAAALGFATDVAPLNAYAGGLPADRPVVIVAASYNGQPTDDATDFTAWLSTAPEGAAAGVGYAVLGVGDRNWAATYQQVPTLIDDRLTALGGARLLPRAEADASGELMGTVKEFAAALRVELLIRHGDPTTIGDAASDAVDDSGYAVTALTGGPLDALAARHDLVPMTVTEAYDLTAEGWPRPKRFLRLALPDGVGYRTADHLAVLPVNTPEAVARTARALGVDLDTVLALRPPTGRPARATLPVDRPLTVRQLLTHHLELNTRPTAEQRALLAAHNPCPPERHALENLPEDDPRTLVELIEAHPALRGALPWPVVLELLSPLRIRHYSLSSSPAADPRHADLMVSLLPGGTGSTYLHTLRPGDTVLARVQPCREAFRLDPADDTPVIMVAAGTGLAPFRGAVADRVATGRTTSARLYFGCDDPDGDFLHAAEFAAAERAGALAVRPVFSARPERGHRFVQHRIEAEAAEVWELLRAGARVYVCGDGSRMAPGVRAAFRAVHRAGTGASEQESEAWLRELTASGRYIEDVYAAG, from the coding sequence ATGACCGACACCATCGCACCCCGGACGGGCGACCTCACGGACGCCATGGGCGCCCCGGTCGCGGACCTCACGGCGACCGGCATCAGCAACACACCCCTACAGCAGGCCATGGACCTCGCGCGGATCCACGGCCCGGCCTATCTGCGCAAGTTCGGTGCGCGCGAGACGCTGTTCCTCTCCTCCCTCGACCTGGTCACCGAGGTCTCCGACGAGACCCGCTTCGCCAAGGGCGTCTCGGTGATCCTGGAGGACGTGCGGGAGTTCGCCGGTGACGGTCTGTTCACCGCCTACAACGACGAGCCCAACTGGGCCAAGGCCCACGAGCTGCTGATGCCGGCCTTCGCGCTGGGCTCGATGCGGACGTACCACCCGGCGATGCTGAAGGTCGCCCGCCGGGTCATGGCGGCCTGGGACCGACGGATGGCCGAGGGCCGTCCCATCGAGGTCGCCGACGACATGACCCGGATGACGCTGGACACCATCGGACTGGCCGGCTTCGGCTTCGACTTCGAGTCGTTCTCCCGGGACACCCCGCACCCCTTCGTCGACGCGATGGTGCGCTGCCTGGAGTGGAGCATGACCAGGTTCGCCCGCCGGCCGGGCACCGACCACTCCGCCGCCGACGCGGCGTTCCGCGCGGACGCCGACTACCTCGCGTCCGTCGTCGACGAGGTGATCGCCGCCCGCCGGGCCAGCGGGGAGCAGCGCGACGACGACCTGCTGGGCCTGATGCTCGCCGCCGGGGACGGCGACGGTGCGCACCAGGGCCCGGTCCTGGACCTCGCCAACATCCGCAACCAGGTCATCACCTTCCTGATCGCCGGCCACGAGACCACCTCCGGCGCGCTGTCCTTCGCCCTGTACCACCTGCTCAAGGACCCGGTCGCGCTGCGGCTGGCGCAGCGCGAGGCGGACGAGCTGTGGGGCGACGACCCCGACCCGGACCCCTCCTTCGAGGACATCGGCAAGCTGGCGTTCACCCGTCAGGTCCTCAACGAGGCGCTGCGCCTGTGGCCGACCGCCGCCGCCTTCACCCGCCAGGCCCGCACCGACACCGTGCTCGGCGGCCGCTACCCGGTCGCGGCCGGCGAACTGGTCACCGTCCTCACCCCGATGCTCCACCGCGACCCGGTCTGGGGCGACAACCCCGAGGCGTTCGACCCGTTCCGCTTCACCCCGGAGGCCGAGGCGGCCCGCTCCCCGCACGCCTACAAGCCCTTCGGCACCGGTGAACGCGCCTGCATCGGGCGGCAGTTCGCGCTGCACGAGGCGACCATGCTGCTGGCGCTGCTGGTGCACCGCTACCGGCTGATCGACCACACCGGCTACCGGCTCCGCGTCAAGGAGACCCTCACCCTCAAGCCCGACGGCTTCACCCTCGCGCTCGCCCCCCGCACCCCCGCCGACCGGGCCGCGGTCCGCGCCGCGCTGGCCGTGCTGCCCGGCGGGTCCCCCGAGGACACCGCCACCGGCGCCGCCCCCGACGACGGCCTGCCCACCCGCGTCCCGCAGGACACCGGCCTGCTCCTGCTGCACGGCACCAACTACGGCACCTGCCGGGAGTTCGCCGAGCGGCTCGCCGACGAGGCCGCCGCCCTGGGCTTCGCCACCGACGTCGCCCCGCTCAACGCCTACGCCGGCGGGCTCCCCGCCGACCGCCCCGTCGTCATCGTCGCCGCCTCCTACAACGGCCAGCCGACCGATGACGCCACCGACTTCACCGCCTGGCTCTCCACCGCCCCCGAGGGCGCGGCGGCCGGCGTCGGCTACGCCGTGCTGGGCGTCGGCGACCGCAACTGGGCCGCGACCTACCAGCAGGTCCCCACCCTCATCGACGACCGGCTGACCGCGCTCGGCGGGGCGCGGCTGCTGCCCCGCGCCGAGGCCGACGCCTCCGGTGAACTCATGGGCACCGTCAAGGAGTTCGCCGCCGCGCTCCGCGTCGAGCTGCTGATCCGCCACGGCGACCCGACGACCATCGGTGACGCCGCCTCCGACGCCGTCGACGACTCCGGCTACGCCGTCACCGCGCTCACTGGTGGCCCGCTCGACGCGCTCGCCGCCCGGCACGACCTCGTCCCGATGACCGTCACCGAGGCGTACGACCTGACCGCCGAGGGCTGGCCGCGCCCCAAGCGCTTCCTGCGGCTGGCGCTGCCCGACGGCGTCGGCTACCGCACCGCCGACCACCTCGCCGTGCTGCCGGTCAACACCCCGGAGGCGGTGGCCCGCACCGCGCGGGCGCTCGGCGTCGACCTGGACACCGTCCTGGCGCTGCGCCCGCCCACCGGCCGCCCGGCCCGCGCCACCCTGCCCGTCGACCGGCCGTTGACGGTCCGTCAACTCCTTACGCATCACCTGGAGTTGAACACCCGCCCGACCGCCGAACAGCGCGCCCTGCTCGCCGCCCACAACCCCTGCCCGCCCGAGCGGCACGCCCTGGAGAACCTCCCCGAGGACGATCCGCGCACCCTCGTCGAGCTGATCGAGGCGCACCCCGCGCTGCGCGGCGCACTGCCCTGGCCGGTGGTGCTGGAACTGCTGTCGCCGCTCCGCATCCGCCACTACTCGCTGTCGTCGTCGCCCGCCGCCGACCCCCGGCACGCCGACCTGATGGTCTCGCTGCTGCCCGGCGGCACCGGCTCGACGTATCTGCACACCCTGCGGCCCGGTGACACCGTGCTGGCCCGGGTCCAGCCGTGCCGGGAGGCGTTCCGCCTCGACCCGGCCGACGACACCCCGGTCATCATGGTCGCCGCCGGCACCGGACTGGCGCCCTTCCGCGGCGCCGTCGCCGACCGCGTCGCCACCGGCCGGACCACCTCGGCCCGGCTCTACTTCGGCTGCGACGACCCCGACGGCGACTTCCTGCACGCCGCGGAGTTCGCCGCCGCCGAGCGGGCCGGCGCGCTCGCCGTCCGCCCCGTCTTCAGCGCCCGCCCCGAGCGCGGCCACCGCTTCGTCCAGCACCGGATCGAGGCCGAGGCCGCCGAGGTGTGGGAGCTGCTGCGGGCCGGGGCCCGGGTCTACGTCTGCGGGGACGGCAGCCGGATGGCCCCCGGCGTCCGGGCCGCCTTCCGCGCCGTGCACCGGGCCGGCACCGGCGCCTCGGAACAGGAGTCGGAGGCGTGGCTGCGCGAACTGACCGCCTCCGGCCGCTACATCGAGGACGTCTACGCGGCCGGCTGA
- a CDS encoding PAS domain-containing protein, which translates to MGGATHGGAPEDDPGGDCPRREPQALPDPPPAGSYRDYFVMLLYRIPTPIAVCRADGMVLIANPAMAAQWGAVPGQLRGRNLLDRFRPRDPAQIARIMEALRLGRRSRYPVEVRWRTGPDEPERQGELTIDPVGDPSAAPPALLALLREDGGAVAAAPPAVPRAAASPVEARILALAAGGATTAAVGSALGLTVDGVNYHLTRLARRWRVQGRTALVAKAYVLGVLAPDRWPPAPAAPEDGDAHPTAP; encoded by the coding sequence ATGGGCGGAGCGACGCACGGTGGTGCGCCGGAGGACGACCCGGGCGGGGACTGTCCACGCCGGGAGCCGCAGGCCCTGCCCGACCCGCCCCCGGCCGGTTCCTACCGCGACTACTTCGTGATGCTGCTGTACCGCATCCCCACGCCGATCGCGGTGTGCCGGGCGGACGGTATGGTGCTGATCGCCAATCCGGCGATGGCGGCGCAGTGGGGCGCGGTCCCCGGGCAGTTGCGCGGCCGCAACCTGCTCGACCGGTTCCGGCCCCGGGACCCGGCGCAGATCGCCCGGATCATGGAGGCGCTGCGGCTGGGCCGGCGGTCCCGCTATCCGGTCGAGGTGCGGTGGCGGACCGGGCCCGACGAGCCGGAGCGGCAGGGCGAGCTGACGATCGATCCGGTCGGCGACCCGTCCGCGGCACCGCCGGCACTGCTGGCCCTGTTGCGGGAGGACGGCGGGGCCGTCGCCGCCGCCCCGCCGGCCGTGCCACGCGCCGCGGCCAGCCCCGTCGAGGCCCGGATCCTGGCGCTGGCGGCCGGCGGGGCGACCACCGCCGCGGTCGGCAGCGCCCTGGGCCTGACCGTCGACGGGGTGAACTACCACCTCACCCGGCTGGCCCGCCGCTGGCGCGTGCAGGGCCGCACCGCGCTGGTGGCGAAGGCGTACGTGCTCGGGGTGCTCGCCCCGGACCGCTGGCCGCCGGCGCCCGCGGCACCCGAGGACGGCGACGCGCACCCCACCGCCCCCTGA
- a CDS encoding universal stress protein has translation MEDNAAARFERGTDGPKVIVVGVDGSDSSWRAAAYAAGLARRQGSKLVMVYVQPVLATGAAMGAPVMDATNEVAEELMAEIRRATERLDGIYQLRWEFHTLRGDPYNGMVQMADELRADAVVVGASESAGHRIMGSVAVRLVKAGRWPVTVVP, from the coding sequence GTGGAGGACAATGCAGCCGCGCGGTTCGAGCGCGGAACGGACGGCCCGAAGGTCATCGTCGTCGGCGTCGACGGCTCCGACTCGTCCTGGCGCGCCGCGGCGTACGCGGCCGGACTGGCCAGGCGCCAGGGCTCGAAGCTGGTGATGGTCTACGTCCAGCCGGTGCTGGCGACCGGGGCCGCGATGGGCGCGCCGGTCATGGACGCCACCAACGAGGTGGCCGAGGAGCTGATGGCCGAGATCCGCCGGGCCACCGAGCGGCTCGACGGGATCTACCAGCTGCGGTGGGAGTTCCACACCCTGCGTGGTGACCCGTACAACGGCATGGTGCAGATGGCCGACGAGCTCAGGGCGGACGCGGTGGTGGTGGGCGCCTCGGAGTCCGCCGGACACCGGATCATGGGCTCGGTCGCGGTGCGCCTGGTGAAGGCCGGCCGGTGGCCGGTCACAGTGGTCCCCTAG
- a CDS encoding dodecin, with product MTDRTYRVTEIVGTSQQSVDAAIQNGIKRASNTLRNLDWFEITQVRGHIVEGRIDHYQVGLKVGFRLEDTG from the coding sequence GTGACCGACCGCACCTATCGCGTCACCGAGATCGTGGGGACGTCCCAACAGAGCGTGGACGCCGCGATCCAGAACGGCATCAAGCGCGCCTCCAACACCCTGCGCAATCTCGACTGGTTCGAGATCACGCAGGTCCGCGGCCATATCGTCGAGGGCCGGATCGACCACTACCAGGTCGGTCTGAAGGTCGGTTTCCGGCTGGAGGACACGGGCTGA
- a CDS encoding amino acid permease: MARLLRAGEGVWRRKPIEHIEEPEGTAAQQLTRELGLWQLTAIGVGGIIGAGIFTLAGTVAHEKAGPAVLVSFLIAGVASAAAAFSYAEFAGLIPKAGSAYTYGYAVLGELAGWFIGWDLLLEYTAIVAVVAIGISGYFSFLLGELGVKLPAWLLGAPGTGPGHRVDLFAAVLCLLIAYLLTLGIKNAARFETIVVGLKVLVVLVVIGVGFFHLDTANYRPFFPFGVSGAFTGAATVFFAVFGYDAMSTAAEESRDAQRHMPRAIMYSLAVSMVLYVLACLVLTGMQNYRQIDPESGFSSAFKSVGLRGLADVIAVGAIIGILTVMFTFMLGVTRVWFSMSRDGLLPKWFAKTSATHHVPVRVTWIVGAASALIAGFLPIGEAAELTNIGILLAFVVVCVAVIVLRYRRPELPRTFRTPGMPVVPAIGVCFSLWLITFLEWQTWVRFVVWFLVGLVIYFSYSYRKSELARADGTAAGRR; the protein is encoded by the coding sequence ATGGCACGCCTGCTGCGCGCGGGAGAGGGCGTATGGCGCCGTAAACCCATCGAGCACATCGAGGAGCCCGAGGGCACCGCGGCCCAGCAGCTCACCCGCGAACTCGGGCTGTGGCAACTGACCGCGATCGGCGTCGGAGGCATCATCGGCGCCGGCATCTTCACGCTCGCCGGCACCGTCGCGCACGAGAAGGCCGGCCCGGCGGTGCTGGTCTCCTTCCTCATCGCGGGCGTGGCCAGCGCCGCGGCGGCCTTCTCCTACGCCGAGTTCGCCGGGCTGATCCCGAAGGCGGGCTCGGCGTACACCTACGGCTATGCGGTGCTGGGCGAACTGGCCGGCTGGTTCATCGGCTGGGACCTGCTGCTGGAGTACACCGCGATCGTGGCGGTGGTCGCGATCGGCATCTCCGGCTACTTCTCCTTCCTGCTCGGCGAGCTGGGCGTGAAGCTGCCGGCGTGGCTGCTCGGCGCGCCCGGCACCGGCCCCGGGCACCGGGTGGACCTCTTCGCGGCGGTGCTGTGTCTGCTGATCGCGTATCTGCTGACGCTGGGCATCAAGAACGCCGCACGGTTCGAGACGATCGTGGTCGGGCTGAAGGTGCTGGTGGTGCTGGTCGTCATCGGGGTCGGCTTCTTCCACCTCGACACCGCCAACTACCGGCCGTTCTTCCCGTTCGGGGTGAGCGGCGCGTTCACCGGCGCGGCCACCGTCTTCTTCGCGGTCTTCGGCTACGACGCGATGAGCACCGCCGCCGAGGAGTCCCGGGACGCCCAGCGCCACATGCCCAGGGCGATCATGTATTCGCTGGCCGTGTCGATGGTGCTGTACGTGCTGGCCTGCCTGGTGCTGACGGGCATGCAGAACTACCGGCAGATCGACCCGGAGAGCGGTTTCTCCTCGGCCTTCAAGTCGGTCGGGCTGCGCGGGCTGGCGGACGTGATCGCGGTCGGCGCGATCATCGGCATCCTGACCGTGATGTTCACCTTCATGCTCGGGGTGACCCGGGTGTGGTTCTCGATGAGCCGCGACGGGTTGCTGCCCAAGTGGTTCGCCAAGACCAGCGCCACCCACCACGTGCCGGTCCGGGTCACCTGGATCGTCGGGGCGGCGTCCGCGCTGATCGCCGGTTTCCTGCCGATCGGGGAGGCCGCCGAACTGACCAACATCGGCATCCTGCTGGCGTTCGTGGTGGTGTGCGTCGCGGTGATCGTGCTCCGCTACCGGCGCCCCGAACTGCCGCGCACCTTCCGCACGCCGGGCATGCCGGTGGTCCCGGCGATCGGGGTGTGCTTCTCGCTGTGGCTGATCACCTTCCTGGAGTGGCAGACCTGGGTGCGGTTCGTGGTGTGGTTCCTGGTCGGCCTGGTCATCTACTTCTCGTACTCCTACCGGAAGTCGGAGCTGGCGAGGGCGGACGGGACGGCCGCGGGGCGGCGGTGA
- a CDS encoding ArsR/SmtB family transcription factor produces the protein MGWWQIDADTLATGRFVVSPLAETTAALKTLHRGSAGDPGERAWLDARLPAYRARLADDPPTAQLVCCALGPAWNATFLTPAPSGDRDQDFPAELARVRDTPPATARTDLVEALGGAPLPAALRDRDDLPERAAALLDWVWRHTVLPDWPRRRRVLEADVLARTARLGDGGWAAALDGMRPGLRWLGGNRLRIGVHGRPPRQLDGASLLFVPVTPRQSWLCWDTGGRRPHRSAVVYPCSGALAEPDRPPAPGALAALLGPGRAAVLALLGTPKSTTQLVALTGQGLGSVGRHLQVLRDARLIARRRAGRSVLYRWTEAGEAVVRAVTAAPRPSRPPSPAPTSGRSTRSR, from the coding sequence GTGGGTTGGTGGCAGATCGACGCGGACACCCTCGCCACGGGCCGGTTCGTCGTCTCACCGCTGGCCGAGACCACCGCCGCCCTGAAGACGCTGCACCGCGGCAGCGCCGGCGACCCGGGCGAACGCGCCTGGCTCGACGCCCGACTGCCCGCCTACCGCGCCCGCCTGGCCGACGACCCGCCGACCGCCCAGCTCGTGTGCTGCGCCCTCGGCCCCGCCTGGAACGCGACCTTCCTGACCCCGGCCCCGAGCGGCGACCGCGACCAGGACTTCCCCGCCGAACTGGCCCGGGTCCGCGACACCCCGCCGGCCACCGCCCGCACCGACCTCGTCGAAGCCCTGGGCGGCGCCCCGCTGCCCGCCGCCCTCCGCGACCGCGACGACCTGCCGGAGCGCGCCGCCGCCCTGCTCGACTGGGTCTGGCGGCACACCGTGCTCCCGGACTGGCCGCGCCGCCGCCGCGTCCTGGAGGCCGACGTGCTGGCGCGCACCGCCCGGCTCGGCGACGGCGGTTGGGCCGCGGCCCTGGACGGGATGCGGCCCGGCCTGCGCTGGCTCGGCGGGAACCGCCTGCGGATCGGCGTCCACGGCCGACCGCCGCGCCAACTGGACGGGGCCAGCCTGCTGTTCGTGCCCGTCACCCCGCGGCAGTCCTGGCTGTGCTGGGACACCGGCGGACGCCGGCCGCACCGCTCCGCGGTGGTCTACCCCTGCTCCGGTGCGCTGGCCGAGCCGGACCGGCCGCCGGCGCCCGGGGCGTTGGCCGCGCTGCTCGGCCCCGGCCGGGCGGCCGTCCTGGCACTGCTCGGTACGCCGAAGAGCACCACCCAGCTCGTCGCGCTCACCGGCCAGGGCCTGGGCTCGGTCGGCCGACACCTCCAAGTCCTCCGCGACGCCCGGCTGATCGCCCGCCGCCGGGCCGGGCGCAGCGTGCTCTACCGCTGGACGGAGGCCGGCGAGGCGGTCGTACGGGCCGTCACCGCCGCCCCGCGGCCGTCCCGTCCGCCCTCGCCAGCTCCGACTTCCGGTAGGAGTACGAGAAGTAGATGA
- a CDS encoding MFS transporter — MRTYRELFRTPEFSPLLVASACQVAGQTVGGLALGTLVYGTTGSPLLSSLAMFGPALAQVVGAATLLSAADRLPPRAALTGLGLLPALGTAVLAVPGLPLWASFAVLTVLGVLASLGGGVRYGLLNELLAREGYLLGRSVFGMASGVLQIGGFAVGGALVATLSPRGTLLAAAALYAAGAAVAHRGLAARPPRATGRPSLARTRRANALLWTDRPRRSVYLALWLPNGLIVGCESLYVPYAPRQAGLLFACGALGMLIGDTLVGRWVPRHRAGRLAVPLCLLLAGPYLVFAVRPPTALAVAAVLLATLGYASGLLLQDRLMALTPDELGGHALGLHSSGMLTCQGVGAALAGALAEWLPPGRAMAALAVASMGVTVVVAPGLRAEPAPRAPSGTGAAPDA, encoded by the coding sequence ATGCGCACCTATCGCGAGCTCTTCCGCACGCCGGAGTTCTCCCCGCTCCTCGTCGCGTCCGCCTGCCAGGTGGCCGGGCAGACGGTCGGTGGTCTGGCCCTGGGCACCTTGGTGTACGGGACGACCGGCTCGCCGCTGCTGTCGTCCCTGGCCATGTTCGGCCCGGCCCTGGCCCAGGTGGTCGGCGCGGCCACGCTGCTGTCGGCGGCCGACCGGCTGCCGCCGCGCGCCGCGCTGACCGGGCTGGGCCTGCTGCCGGCCCTCGGCACCGCCGTCCTGGCCGTGCCGGGGCTGCCGCTGTGGGCGTCCTTCGCGGTGCTGACGGTGCTGGGGGTGCTGGCCTCCCTGGGCGGCGGGGTGCGGTACGGACTGCTCAACGAGCTGCTGGCGCGGGAGGGTTACCTCCTGGGCCGCTCGGTGTTCGGCATGGCGTCGGGGGTGCTGCAGATCGGCGGCTTCGCGGTGGGCGGGGCGCTGGTGGCGACGCTCTCGCCGCGCGGCACCCTGCTGGCCGCGGCCGCGCTGTACGCCGCCGGGGCGGCCGTCGCCCACCGTGGCCTCGCCGCCCGTCCGCCGCGCGCCACCGGACGCCCCTCCCTCGCCCGGACCCGGCGCGCCAACGCCCTGCTGTGGACCGACCGGCCGCGGCGGTCCGTCTACCTCGCGCTGTGGCTGCCCAACGGCCTGATCGTCGGCTGCGAGTCGCTCTATGTGCCGTACGCGCCCCGGCAGGCCGGGCTGCTGTTCGCCTGCGGTGCACTCGGCATGCTGATCGGGGACACCCTCGTCGGCCGGTGGGTCCCCCGTCACCGGGCGGGCCGTCTGGCGGTCCCGCTGTGTCTGCTGCTGGCCGGGCCGTACCTGGTCTTCGCGGTGCGGCCGCCGACGGCCCTGGCGGTGGCGGCGGTGCTGCTGGCCACCCTCGGCTACGCCTCGGGCCTGCTGCTCCAGGACCGGCTGATGGCCCTGACCCCGGACGAGTTGGGCGGCCACGCCCTCGGGCTGCACTCCTCCGGCATGCTCACCTGCCAGGGGGTGGGCGCCGCCCTGGCCGGGGCGCTGGCCGAATGGCTCCCGCCGGGACGGGCGATGGCGGCGCTCGCGGTGGCGTCGATGGGAGTGACGGTGGTGGTGGCGCCCGGGCTGCGGGCGGAGCCGGCGCCCCGCGCACCGAGCGGGACGGGCGCCGCACCCGACGCATGA
- a CDS encoding GH92 family glycosyl hydrolase — MPWTRRTRPRTAGAAVAAVLLGSVLTAPAAHAAPAPAEPPGGRLTDLVNPFIGSRNDGNTYPGAAVPFGMVQLSPDTGHTTGYDYDDDHIRGFSSVHISGVGCGLGGDLPVLPTTGTVTETDYAKYAAAFTHDGESARPGSYRVRLTSYGGITAELTATARTGRQRYTFPATDRANVLLNTGQSLHRTVSTRVEVLDSRTVRTAITGRGFCQDTRPYTVYTVTRFNRPFTAYGTWRGGTVTPGSGDSTGSGRNGAYVRFDTRKDRVVEATTALSYVDAAGAARNLAAEGGSSFDRARAAADAAWERRLGLVRVRGGDRTLRRTFYSSLYRSFLAPNLGTDVDGRYTGWDQRPHRAKGFTYYQNWSLWDTYRTQSQLLSLLAPQEARDMALSVLRIDKEGGWLPKWGYGTVETNIMTGDPVTPFLTNAYRQGLLRGHEEEAYAALRKNADGVPPAASPAVGREANAAYLKNGYAPYLKGRPHTKPGDSDFDHGASATLEYALSDAMLAQMAHDLGHRADAARYAARALNYRTLFDRSTGFFRARDASGAFVGPADPAKSEGFHEGTAWQYQWLVPQDLPGMVALIGGKEKATARLDSFFAYRQLLADPARTAREVWVNGPYDYYNADKYNPQNEPDLIAPYTYLSTGQPWKTTDVVHAALTLFTDTPTGMTGNDDLGTMSAWMVLSSIGVFPVQPGTDTWGLSTPVFDRVDLTLDRRYYPAGHFSVLAPGTSSAHRYVQSVRLDGTPRDRTYLTSDELRAGRALAFSVGPEPSRWGTGEGAAPPPVGTPGALAAAPRRPAGGGR; from the coding sequence ATGCCCTGGACCCGACGCACCCGGCCGCGCACCGCGGGCGCGGCGGTGGCGGCCGTGCTCCTCGGAAGCGTGCTCACCGCCCCGGCCGCGCACGCCGCCCCCGCGCCGGCCGAACCGCCCGGCGGCCGCCTCACCGACCTGGTCAACCCCTTCATCGGCAGCCGGAACGACGGCAACACCTACCCCGGGGCCGCGGTGCCGTTCGGCATGGTGCAGCTCTCCCCCGACACCGGGCACACCACCGGCTACGACTACGACGACGACCACATCCGCGGATTCAGCTCGGTGCACATCTCCGGGGTCGGCTGCGGGCTCGGCGGCGACCTGCCGGTCCTGCCGACCACCGGCACCGTCACCGAGACCGACTACGCGAAGTACGCCGCGGCCTTCACCCATGACGGCGAGTCCGCCCGCCCGGGCTCCTACCGCGTCCGGCTGACCTCGTACGGCGGGATCACCGCCGAGCTGACCGCGACCGCCCGCACCGGCCGCCAGCGCTACACCTTCCCGGCCACCGACCGGGCCAATGTGCTGCTCAACACCGGCCAGTCGCTGCACCGGACGGTCTCCACCCGCGTCGAGGTGCTGGACTCCCGCACCGTCCGCACCGCGATCACCGGCCGCGGCTTCTGCCAGGACACCCGGCCGTACACCGTCTACACCGTGACCCGTTTCAACCGGCCGTTCACCGCGTACGGGACGTGGCGCGGCGGCACCGTGACACCCGGGTCCGGGGACTCCACCGGGTCCGGCCGGAACGGCGCCTACGTCCGGTTCGACACCCGCAAGGACCGCGTCGTCGAGGCGACCACCGCCCTGAGCTACGTGGACGCGGCCGGCGCGGCACGCAACCTCGCGGCGGAGGGCGGGAGTTCCTTCGACCGGGCGAGGGCGGCGGCGGACGCGGCCTGGGAGCGGCGGCTGGGCTTGGTGCGGGTCCGCGGCGGCGACCGCACCCTGCGCCGGACCTTCTACTCCTCCCTCTACCGCTCCTTCCTCGCGCCGAACCTCGGCACCGACGTGGACGGCCGCTACACCGGCTGGGACCAACGCCCGCACCGGGCAAAGGGGTTCACCTACTACCAGAACTGGTCGCTGTGGGACACCTACCGCACCCAGTCCCAGCTGCTGTCGCTGCTCGCGCCGCAGGAGGCGCGCGACATGGCGCTGTCGGTGCTGCGCATCGACAAGGAGGGCGGCTGGCTGCCCAAGTGGGGCTACGGCACCGTCGAGACCAACATCATGACCGGCGACCCGGTGACCCCGTTCCTCACCAACGCCTACCGTCAGGGACTGCTCAGGGGGCACGAGGAGGAGGCGTACGCCGCGCTGCGGAAGAACGCCGACGGGGTGCCGCCGGCCGCCTCCCCCGCCGTCGGCCGGGAGGCGAACGCCGCCTACCTCAAGAACGGCTACGCGCCGTACCTCAAGGGCCGCCCGCACACCAAGCCCGGTGACTCCGACTTCGACCACGGCGCCTCGGCGACGCTGGAGTACGCCCTGTCGGACGCGATGCTGGCGCAGATGGCGCACGACCTGGGCCACCGCGCGGACGCCGCACGGTACGCCGCACGGGCGCTCAACTACCGCACGCTCTTCGACCGTTCCACCGGCTTCTTCCGGGCCCGGGACGCCTCGGGTGCCTTCGTCGGCCCCGCCGACCCGGCCAAGAGCGAAGGCTTCCACGAGGGCACGGCCTGGCAGTACCAGTGGCTGGTGCCGCAGGACCTGCCGGGGATGGTGGCGCTGATCGGCGGCAAGGAGAAGGCCACCGCCCGGCTCGACTCCTTCTTCGCCTACCGGCAGTTGCTCGCCGACCCGGCGAGGACGGCCCGCGAGGTGTGGGTGAACGGCCCCTACGACTACTACAACGCCGACAAGTACAACCCGCAGAACGAACCCGACCTGATCGCCCCGTACACCTATCTCTCCACCGGGCAGCCCTGGAAGACCACCGACGTGGTGCACGCCGCGCTGACCCTCTTCACCGACACCCCCACCGGGATGACGGGCAACGACGACCTGGGCACCATGTCGGCGTGGATGGTGCTCTCCTCGATCGGCGTCTTCCCGGTCCAGCCGGGCACCGACACCTGGGGGCTGAGCACCCCGGTCTTCGACCGGGTGGACCTGACCCTGGACCGCCGGTACTACCCCGCCGGCCACTTCTCCGTCCTGGCCCCGGGCACCTCGTCCGCCCACCGCTACGTCCAGTCGGTGCGGCTCGACGGCACGCCCCGGGACCGCACCTATCTGACCAGCGACGAGTTGCGCGCCGGTCGTGCGCTGGCGTTCTCCGTGGGCCCGGAGCCGTCCCGCTGGGGCACCGGCGAGGGGGCGGCCCCGCCGCCGGTGGGGACGCCGGGCGCGCTCGCCGCGGCCCCGCGGCGGCCGGCCGGGGGCGGGCGCTGA
- a CDS encoding EF-hand domain-containing protein, which translates to MADIEQAKATFAKFDADGDGRVTPDEFKSAMAAMGDHLVTGPMAEAVIKAKDSDGDGLMSFDEFWKSVQG; encoded by the coding sequence GTGGCAGACATAGAGCAGGCCAAGGCCACGTTTGCGAAGTTCGACGCGGACGGCGACGGCCGGGTCACGCCGGACGAGTTCAAGAGCGCGATGGCCGCGATGGGCGACCACCTGGTCACCGGCCCGATGGCCGAAGCGGTCATCAAGGCCAAGGACAGCGACGGTGACGGCCTGATGTCCTTCGACGAGTTCTGGAAGTCGGTCCAGGGCTGA